The Beijerinckiaceae bacterium RH AL1 genome has a segment encoding these proteins:
- a CDS encoding putative polysaccharide ABC exporter, permease protein (ID:RHAL1_00276;~source:Prodigal:2.6): MTVAQVMRRRTLWARLKSYSNIIFALVMHDIKNRFFGSGLGQIVMILWPFVHLLVLVGVYYFTKRPNPYGESIIQYGTISVFPFIVFNYVSRWIVFSAVTNKNFLHYPIIKPIDILVGRMCLEIISITIVGILLLIFVSICGYSVMPFDCLDAAFALMGTLFLSIGFGFLNAPLAFLMPLWNTVMVFFIIIVYIASGVAFVPAFLPNAAKLPLSYNPLLSCVEWFRVSYYSDYPTEMLDRLYVLECGLVMLAIGLVLNTLLKRYYVT; this comes from the coding sequence ATGACAGTTGCTCAAGTGATGAGAAGACGAACTCTTTGGGCGCGATTGAAATCGTATTCGAATATTATATTCGCCCTGGTAATGCATGATATTAAAAACCGTTTCTTTGGTTCCGGGCTAGGTCAGATCGTAATGATATTGTGGCCGTTTGTGCATTTACTTGTCTTGGTCGGAGTATACTATTTTACAAAAAGACCTAATCCTTATGGCGAGAGTATTATCCAGTACGGTACGATAAGCGTTTTTCCTTTTATTGTTTTTAACTACGTGTCTCGTTGGATTGTATTCTCAGCTGTCACAAACAAAAACTTTCTACATTACCCCATAATAAAGCCAATCGACATATTAGTGGGGCGTATGTGTTTAGAAATAATCAGTATAACTATTGTGGGTATTCTGCTCCTTATATTCGTTTCAATATGCGGTTATAGCGTAATGCCCTTTGACTGCTTGGATGCTGCGTTTGCATTGATGGGTACGCTCTTCCTTTCGATCGGTTTCGGCTTTCTCAACGCGCCCCTGGCTTTTCTAATGCCTCTATGGAACACCGTGATGGTCTTTTTCATCATAATAGTCTACATAGCTTCCGGCGTTGCATTTGTGCCAGCATTCCTGCCTAACGCGGCAAAATTACCGCTGAGCTATAATCCCTTGCTTAGTTGTGTGGAGTGGTTCAGGGTCTCTTATTACAGCGACTACCCCACTGAAATGCTTGATAGGCTTTATGTGCTTGAGTGCGGGCTGGTGATGCTTGCTATAGGCTTGGTTTTGAATACTCTGCTAAAGAGATATTATGTAACCTAA
- a CDS encoding protein of unknown function (ID:RHAL1_00274;~source:Prodigal:2.6), with translation MAKDTTRSTDSWLSHVLSPMSTLLEHLEDTAASADPGTRRAARLEDLVDETEWEPGNLLALLDECDATTERLYGMPLFASESRPARFRFALRHPTRLVFSTKFLRAHKDGGLLRRVRPAAAKKKATADDPVRAIVAAAREATPVNLLLDIRQRDGSSSPAEEMGALGKLLASECRGTDVEVYMPATGGDERTAFVDGGIIAFAAGRLAPGAKIILCGYPDFALSKRGFDAWNARQWQVDNSLHAREHAHLSRAWVLDQTPGVKIWFHDSRRPIRYRELFAEFDRLP, from the coding sequence ATGGCCAAGGACACCACCCGATCCACCGACAGCTGGCTCAGCCACGTCCTCTCGCCGATGTCTACGCTTCTGGAGCACCTTGAAGACACGGCAGCTTCAGCCGACCCCGGTACACGGCGAGCCGCCCGACTTGAGGATCTGGTCGACGAGACCGAATGGGAGCCGGGCAACCTCCTTGCTCTGCTCGATGAATGCGATGCGACGACCGAGCGGCTCTATGGCATGCCCCTGTTTGCCTCGGAGAGCCGACCGGCCCGCTTTCGGTTCGCGCTGCGGCATCCGACCCGGCTCGTCTTTTCGACGAAATTCCTACGTGCCCACAAAGACGGCGGCCTCCTGAGAAGGGTGAGGCCGGCTGCAGCCAAAAAGAAAGCCACGGCCGACGACCCCGTTCGGGCGATCGTGGCCGCAGCCCGCGAAGCCACTCCAGTCAACCTGCTACTCGATATCCGTCAGCGTGACGGGTCCTCTTCGCCTGCCGAGGAGATGGGCGCGCTCGGCAAGCTCCTTGCCTCGGAATGTCGCGGCACCGATGTAGAGGTCTACATGCCGGCGACCGGGGGTGACGAACGGACAGCGTTCGTCGATGGCGGCATCATCGCCTTTGCGGCCGGACGGCTCGCGCCGGGGGCAAAGATCATTCTGTGCGGGTACCCAGACTTCGCACTGAGCAAGCGGGGCTTCGATGCGTGGAACGCCCGCCAGTGGCAGGTGGACAACTCCCTCCATGCCCGTGAGCACGCCCACCTGAGCCGCGCCTGGGTGCTCGACCAGACACCCGGAGTCAAGATCTGGTTCCACGACAGTCGTCGGCCCATTCGTTACCGCGAGCTATTTGCAGAATTCGATCGACTTCCGTGA
- a CDS encoding protein of unknown function (ID:RHAL1_00275;~source:Prodigal:2.6) has translation MQIGKLLRSRTGHNTQHATNFASSCTSGAMMIQRLFVALGAIPLACTPIYGQARDGQDGPTALWPPRAVLLRSGDMTLPTPPRVGRVKAFAVQPHCFAHPIGAESAPQCAPPVSEATAQSRQLVGSYTADFYANPIFLNFGALSNSKNNFGFGPACNVNSFSYAGQLLCGYDSVIITSIGTKGYPSNQFVGHYSFIHAKADVTNKGAYIFAGNDVATIDGTGWTGVIAREIDVTASRLITGTKAGAYIVSTAGDKYQGATDGGLMFYNQAGAVGWKNGIFFGPNTVSKKGCLICTSGPGTAAKGIDGSSYTYSDNVITFPGFAVGHNGDIHGKSLTLDGAAGIFALNNGSFNILQDQVGSQSILLGSGTTYYDQTVHVFRNASGTSTYAVIDSSAANYKVPIRIVPVAFRSLPKCNSAAEGVQATVNDLATAPAFRQTGLTGGGSVYGHLECNGTAWEAH, from the coding sequence ATGCAGATCGGTAAGCTGCTCCGAAGCCGCACCGGGCATAACACGCAGCACGCGACGAACTTCGCGTCGTCGTGTACCAGTGGGGCCATGATGATACAGCGCCTCTTCGTCGCGCTCGGCGCAATCCCGCTCGCCTGCACGCCGATTTACGGCCAAGCGCGGGACGGTCAGGATGGCCCGACCGCATTGTGGCCGCCCAGGGCAGTACTCCTTCGCTCCGGCGACATGACGCTTCCGACCCCGCCCCGAGTCGGTCGCGTGAAAGCCTTTGCGGTTCAACCGCACTGCTTCGCACATCCCATCGGCGCCGAAAGCGCACCTCAGTGCGCGCCTCCTGTTTCCGAAGCCACCGCGCAGAGTCGCCAGCTGGTAGGCAGCTACACTGCTGATTTCTATGCCAATCCGATCTTCCTTAATTTTGGTGCGTTAAGTAATAGTAAGAATAACTTCGGTTTTGGACCGGCCTGCAATGTCAATAGCTTTTCATATGCGGGCCAGTTGCTTTGCGGATATGACTCCGTCATCATTACCTCGATCGGAACGAAGGGCTATCCAAGCAATCAATTTGTAGGGCATTATTCTTTCATTCATGCCAAGGCAGACGTTACTAATAAGGGGGCCTATATATTTGCAGGAAACGACGTCGCAACAATCGACGGTACTGGTTGGACAGGCGTCATCGCACGGGAGATTGACGTTACCGCGTCGCGGCTAATCACTGGCACAAAGGCTGGCGCGTACATTGTTTCGACCGCTGGAGATAAGTACCAAGGCGCCACCGATGGCGGCCTCATGTTTTATAACCAAGCCGGTGCAGTAGGCTGGAAAAACGGTATCTTTTTCGGTCCAAACACGGTGTCAAAGAAGGGCTGCCTAATCTGCACATCTGGGCCTGGGACGGCAGCGAAGGGTATCGATGGTTCATCCTACACCTATTCTGACAATGTCATCACTTTTCCAGGATTTGCGGTCGGTCATAACGGCGACATCCACGGCAAATCGCTTACTTTGGACGGTGCAGCCGGTATCTTTGCTCTCAACAACGGGTCATTCAATATTTTACAAGATCAGGTTGGCAGTCAGTCTATCCTTCTAGGGAGCGGCACTACTTACTACGATCAGACCGTTCACGTGTTCCGCAACGCGTCAGGAACATCAACCTACGCTGTCATCGATAGTTCGGCTGCTAACTACAAAGTACCGATTAGGATCGTACCCGTCGCCTTTCGTAGCCTGCCAAAATGCAACTCTGCCGCGGAGGGCGTTCAAGCCACGGTCAACGATTTAGCGACGGCTCCGGCATTCCGGCAAACTGGCCTCACGGGTGGTGGTTCAGTGTACGGCCACCTTGAGTGCAACGGGACTGCTTGGGAAGCCCACTGA
- a CDS encoding protein of unknown function (ID:RHAL1_00277;~source:Prodigal:2.6), whose product MRFVVTGGAGFIGSAVVRHLIADTPHEVLCLDKLTYAGNLAAVAASALGYIISL is encoded by the coding sequence ATGCGTTTCGTAGTCACCGGCGGTGCCGGCTTCATCGGGTCGGCGGTGGTGCGCCACCTCATCGCCGACACCCCGCACGAGGTCCTCTGCCTCGACAAGCTCACCTATGCCGGCAACCTCGCTGCGGTCGCGGCATCCGCATTAGGTTACATAATATCTCTTTAG
- the rmlC_1 gene encoding dTDP-4-deoxyrhamnose-3,5-epimerase (ID:RHAL1_00278;~source:Prodigal:2.6), whose translation MPLRVSALSIPDVLRLEPQRFDDSRGYFVETYSKRTFDLPVDVFVQDNEALSTQRGTLRGLHFQLAPSPQAKLVRVIKGSVFDVAVDLREGSATYGRWCGATLTAAEGTQLFIPRGFAHAHCTLEPDTLFAYKVDGYYDKAAESGIRFDDPDIGIEWPISHAEIKVSEKDVALPYLRDAATPFRFGS comes from the coding sequence ATGCCGCTTCGCGTTTCGGCGCTATCGATCCCCGACGTGCTGCGTCTCGAGCCACAACGCTTCGACGACAGCCGCGGGTACTTCGTCGAGACCTATTCCAAGCGAACCTTCGACCTGCCGGTCGACGTCTTCGTGCAGGACAACGAGGCGCTGTCCACCCAGCGCGGGACGCTGCGCGGCCTGCACTTCCAGCTGGCACCGTCGCCGCAGGCGAAGCTCGTGCGGGTCATCAAGGGTTCGGTCTTCGACGTTGCGGTCGACCTACGGGAAGGCAGCGCCACCTACGGCCGGTGGTGCGGCGCGACGCTGACCGCCGCAGAGGGGACGCAGCTCTTCATCCCGCGCGGCTTCGCGCATGCCCACTGCACGCTCGAGCCCGACACGCTCTTCGCCTACAAGGTCGACGGCTACTACGACAAGGCAGCCGAGAGCGGCATCCGCTTCGATGATCCCGACATCGGCATCGAATGGCCCATTTCTCATGCCGAGATCAAGGTTTCGGAGAAGGACGTCGCCTTGCCCTACCTGCGCGATGCCGCAACTCCGTTCAGGTTCGGGAGCTGA
- a CDS encoding hypothetical protein (ID:RHAL1_00279;~conserved protein of unknown function;~source:Prodigal:2.6), translating into MNAFCRGVGDLGGSDRGGRLGRIWKRKGPVFPGSKLAPGPLFDAAWYIKTQQLADDEDAAWKHFLETGWKVGAQPCQAFDTAWYIAQYHDVYASNMNPLEHFLAYGCSEMRQPHPLFDTKWYAEKNADVVDVGMNPLIHYLQHGFFEGRDPIEFFDDFWYLSSYKDVARSKLLPIYHYCKFGIAEGRNPSSDFDTKHYLERNLDIDPSKVNPLFHYVRFGRFEGRQSRAPVAPGYKEWIQVNEARGYGNSVSIRDTISLFKYLPTFSIVVPTYNTPTRYLNAFIASVRNQIYPHWQLCIVDDASPDPAVKVHLERICKMDRRIQVAYNKTNLHIAEATNVALGMATGDYICLMDHDDEIASNALFEFALKLNVDPQLDMIYSDEDKMNLSGDRYEPFFKPDWSPEYLESCMYTAHFACYRKSIVDKVGGFRKECNGAQDYDFVLRFTQRTSKIGHIPKILYHWRAIPGSTAASMDNKDYVIGAAVRALTDYLEREGSPGTVKANRYAGCFDLLRDVKGKPKVSIVIPTAGRDGEVRGEKLDLIVNCVKSVCLNSTYSNTEIIIVHNGDMRRSSLEALSKFDVKYVEYKGFFNVARKMNQGAKIASGEYLIFLNDDIEVVEAGWIEALLSIGQKPGVGAVGAKLLFDNGQVQHAGVTFCESLPDHVLRGSSEDDPGYFFSTVASRNYLAVTGACILCAKKTFNEVNGFDEDFAVNYNDIDFCLKLVDIGLRIVYAPQAKLYHFESRNRERTVDDSEISLFLEKWRNKAAVDPYYSRYFESRPPEFKLVVDDGSFGELRSPPQEAAPSLDASSGNATSLRTSHRR; encoded by the coding sequence TTCCTCGAAACCGGATGGAAGGTGGGAGCACAACCGTGTCAGGCCTTCGACACCGCTTGGTACATCGCCCAATATCATGATGTCTATGCGTCGAACATGAATCCACTCGAGCACTTTCTCGCGTACGGCTGCTCAGAGATGAGACAGCCGCATCCGCTTTTCGATACAAAATGGTACGCTGAGAAGAATGCCGATGTCGTTGATGTAGGAATGAATCCGCTCATTCACTATCTGCAGCATGGGTTCTTTGAGGGACGGGACCCGATTGAATTCTTCGACGATTTTTGGTATCTCTCGTCTTACAAAGATGTGGCGCGATCGAAATTGTTGCCGATATATCATTATTGCAAATTTGGCATTGCTGAGGGAAGAAATCCTTCTTCCGACTTTGACACAAAACATTACCTCGAACGGAATTTGGATATTGATCCTTCGAAAGTCAACCCTCTTTTTCACTACGTAAGATTTGGGCGCTTTGAAGGCAGGCAGAGCAGAGCACCTGTCGCGCCTGGTTATAAAGAATGGATCCAAGTAAATGAAGCGAGGGGTTATGGAAACAGCGTTTCAATTCGAGATACCATATCCCTATTCAAATATCTACCTACATTTTCGATTGTGGTCCCAACATATAACACGCCGACACGCTATTTGAATGCATTTATCGCATCCGTGCGGAACCAAATCTACCCACATTGGCAGCTTTGCATTGTCGATGATGCGTCTCCCGACCCTGCGGTGAAGGTCCATCTGGAGCGCATTTGTAAGATGGATAGGCGTATACAGGTCGCTTACAACAAAACAAATCTACATATTGCTGAAGCTACCAACGTCGCTCTTGGCATGGCGACTGGCGACTATATCTGCCTGATGGACCATGATGATGAGATTGCGTCGAACGCATTGTTCGAATTCGCGCTGAAGCTCAACGTCGATCCCCAACTGGATATGATATATTCAGATGAGGACAAAATGAATTTGTCTGGCGACAGGTACGAGCCCTTTTTTAAACCGGATTGGTCGCCGGAATACCTTGAGTCGTGTATGTACACGGCACATTTTGCCTGCTATCGGAAGAGCATTGTAGACAAAGTCGGTGGCTTTAGGAAGGAATGTAATGGTGCTCAAGATTACGATTTCGTCCTAAGATTTACACAGAGGACTTCAAAGATCGGTCATATTCCTAAGATCCTATATCACTGGCGCGCAATTCCAGGGTCAACCGCCGCGTCGATGGACAATAAGGACTATGTGATAGGCGCAGCTGTGCGTGCACTCACAGACTATCTCGAAAGAGAAGGGTCTCCCGGTACTGTTAAGGCAAACAGATACGCTGGCTGTTTCGATCTTTTGCGCGATGTAAAGGGTAAGCCGAAAGTATCTATTGTCATTCCTACGGCTGGGCGCGATGGCGAGGTTCGCGGAGAGAAACTTGACCTCATTGTCAACTGCGTGAAAAGCGTTTGCCTGAACAGTACATATTCAAATACAGAGATTATTATTGTCCATAATGGTGACATGCGTCGCTCATCGTTAGAGGCTCTTAGTAAGTTCGATGTCAAGTACGTAGAGTACAAAGGCTTTTTCAACGTCGCCCGGAAAATGAATCAAGGAGCGAAGATTGCGTCTGGTGAATATTTGATCTTTTTAAATGATGACATTGAGGTGGTGGAGGCCGGCTGGATTGAAGCTCTGTTGAGCATCGGACAGAAGCCTGGTGTGGGAGCTGTGGGCGCCAAATTGCTATTCGATAACGGGCAAGTGCAACATGCCGGTGTTACCTTTTGCGAAAGCTTACCTGACCACGTGTTGCGTGGGTCATCAGAAGACGATCCGGGTTATTTTTTCAGTACAGTAGCGTCGCGCAATTATCTCGCGGTGACAGGTGCCTGCATTCTTTGCGCGAAAAAAACCTTTAATGAAGTCAATGGCTTCGATGAGGATTTTGCTGTGAACTACAATGACATTGATTTTTGTCTGAAGCTCGTAGATATTGGCTTGCGAATCGTTTACGCCCCGCAGGCGAAGCTTTATCATTTCGAAAGCCGAAATCGAGAGCGTACTGTCGATGATAGCGAGATAAGTTTGTTTTTGGAAAAATGGAGGAATAAGGCCGCAGTAGATCCATATTATAGTCGATACTTCGAAAGTCGACCGCCCGAATTCAAGTTGGTCGTCGACGACGGCTCATTCGGCGAGCTTAGGTCTCCGCCCCAGGAGGCGGCTCCTTCTCTAGATGCATCAAGCGGCAACGCTACTTCGCTTCGTACTTCCCATCGACGATGA